AGGCGGCCACGGAAGGTGCTCCGCCACCCGGCAGGACCGTTAGAATCGGGCCTGGCAGGGCGGGGCCCGCCAGCGTGCTTTTTATGTCTCAGACTTTTCTCCGGTCCATCTGCACCTTTGCGGTCCAGCACGGTCATGATCCCAATGACCTGGAGCTGTGGGCCGAGATTTTTTCAGGTTGGTACCTCGAATATCTGCCCGACGATCCGGCCAGCCGCGACGCTGCCGAGGTCATTGAGCTGGTCCGCCAGGAGGACCGGGAAGAGGTACGCGGCGGAGCGCTGGTCTTCGCCCGCTGGCCGCAAAGTACCCGCGCCGTGCTGGCGCTGGTGAACCTCTCGTATGACCGGCGGCTGGTCACGGTGCGTATTTTCGGTGAGCAGCTGACCGAGGTGCAGCAGCAGGCCGAAACCATCACCGCCCGGATGCTGCTGGATCCGGCCCTGACAGTTGGGGCTGGAACCCGCGTCAATATTGCGCTGGACGTGAACGGCAAGCGCATTGAGCTGACCAGTGGGCGCGTGCGTGGTCGGCGCGGTGGGGCGCTGCGGTCCTTTTACGAAATCAACAAGTACCCGCTGACAGTGACGCTGGTGGTGCTGCTGCTGGCGCTTGGGTACGTGATCGTGACAGTGCCGCAGCACCAATACGACACAGTGGGCAAGCTGTACGACCTGTCTGGCCGCTTGCTGTCGGCGGTGATGTTCAACTCGCTGTTGTTGCTGTCGCAGTTCGTATATTTTGCCCGCCACCGTCAGGTCATTGAGTGGGAGCGGGCGTAACAGATAAGAGTCTGAGGATGGCTACGTTACGGGCTGATCAACGGTTGGGCCACTGGCCCTTCACAGTCCCAGCCGCTGCAGATAATCCTCTGCCGTCTCCCAGAGCCTGAGTGCCAGACCGTCGTCCAGGGCAATCGGGGCTGGGTCGGTCGGTTTGGACTTGGCCCAGTAGGTGCCGCTCACAGGCGTCTGTGGGGTACTGGCCAGATACACGCTGGTCTGAGCGCCTTCCTCCGGTGAAATGGCTCCCAGGTCCACCAGCGCCCACAGCCGTGCCTGCAAGGTGGCGTTGTTGGCGTTGAATCCAGTGCGGACCACTCCCGGATGCACCGCTGCCGAGCCTAGCCAACGCTCACGGCGGGCCAGTTCGCGGGCCAACAGCACGTTCGCCAGTTTGGAGGCGTTGTAGGCGGGCCAGGCGCTGTAACCCCGTTTCATTTCGGGGTCGCTCAGGTCCAGCCGGGCCATGCGGTGCGCGTCCGAAGCCAGGGTAATGATGCGTGGGTCGTCTGACTGGCGGAGCGCTGGCAGCAGCTCCCGCGTCAGTAAAAAGGGCGAGAGCACGTTCAGCGCCCAGGTCATCTCAATCCCTTCACGGGTCTCCTGCCGAGGGTCGAAGATACCGCCAGCATTGTTGATCAGTACGTCAATCCGGCCTTCTTGGTCCCGGATCTCGCTGGCGACCTGGGCCACCTGGTGCAATTCGCTCAGGTCGGCGCGGTAGGTGGCAGCGGCCCCGGTTTCTTGCTGCGCGGCAGCCAGTTTTTCAGGATTGCGTCCCAGCAACAGGACACGCTGGCCCCGGCGTACCAATTCGGCGGCAGTGGCCAGGCCGATGCCTTCGGTGGCTCCGGTGATCAGCGTGGTGGGGCCTTCGGACGGGCGGCGGGCCGGTTCGGTCATGGGAACAGGATAAAGCGCCAGTGGCACGTTGATGGTTGACAGAGCCGCCTTCTATGACAGCAGGGGCCCACTCGATCACGCTCACCGTTATCCTGTGTCTCGCTATGCGTTCTCCCGACTTCCAGACCCTGCGCCTCACCACAGTTGGTCTAGGTATCGGCGTATTGCTGGCCAGCCTATTGACGCTGGTGGGCTACAGCGGCTTTGGCCTGCCCTTGCTGTTGTTGCTGGCGCTGCTGGGTTTGGGACTGACGCTCTGGTCCCCTGGCCGCCGGGTGCTGTGGGGCCTCCTGGGGAGCGTGGCTCTGCTGTACGGAGCCGCTCTGTTTACGCCGTTGGTTTCGTGGGCGTTGGA
The sequence above is a segment of the Deinococcus radiophilus genome. Coding sequences within it:
- a CDS encoding SDR family oxidoreductase, coding for MTEPARRPSEGPTTLITGATEGIGLATAAELVRRGQRVLLLGRNPEKLAAAQQETGAAATYRADLSELHQVAQVASEIRDQEGRIDVLINNAGGIFDPRQETREGIEMTWALNVLSPFLLTRELLPALRQSDDPRIITLASDAHRMARLDLSDPEMKRGYSAWPAYNASKLANVLLARELARRERWLGSAAVHPGVVRTGFNANNATLQARLWALVDLGAISPEEGAQTSVYLASTPQTPVSGTYWAKSKPTDPAPIALDDGLALRLWETAEDYLQRLGL